The genomic DNA GCAAACGATGCTTTGTTCGAGCAGGATATGAACAAAGAACGAAGTGTCAATATGTTGATATATATCGTTATTATCTACATTTCATTTGCGGTGTTCATCGGAGTGGTATATGTGATTTCGACTACTTTTCTTACTGAGATGTCAAATGCTGCAGAGCAGATGGAGGCATCAGGTATGCAGGGAGGTGGGTTTATGCAGGCGTTCGACCTGAATGTATTCAACAGGCTGTTCTTCCATGCAGCAGTGGTTCAGGGTGTATGTTCCGGGCTCATTGCAGGGGTCATGGGTGAGGGTAGCCTGTTATCGGGAATGAAACATGCCACGATCATGTTAACACTGGGTTATTTGTTGTTTACATTGACAGTACTTTGAGCCCACACGATATGTTCACATAATCCCAATTCTATTCGGGATTCAACTTTCGTAAAAAATATCCTGATTTAAACATACATGATAATGATGAGTATCATAACATAACAAGCTTTATCTGTTTACAGGTCAATTATAACGTAGCAAAGTAAAGGGAAATCTCCTATGGCTGGTTTGGATGATATACTCGGTAGTAATGAAGATTTAGTTTATGAAACAGACAGAGCTGACGTTATCGACGAAAGCACTGATTCATCAGATGGAGACCTGTTGGCGTATGAACCTGAACCTGAAGCTGTTTTAGAACCGGGGCCAAAAGCAGAAACATTTATTGAACCGGGAACTTCAGAACCGTTACTTGCCCCGGATATATTATCCTGTGGTATCTATGTGCTGGACCGGAGTATCGGTGGCGGCATTCCGGCCGGTTCCATGGTCTATATTTCAGCTGCCACAAAGTCAATGGCTGAAGTGTTTCTCTACCAGTTTACTCAGGCACGAAAAACATTCTATTTCTGTACTGAAAGAAGACCTTCTTTTATAAAGCAGGACATCGTGAACATGAAATTTGATGTTTCAGAAGTTGAGTTTGTTGATGTATACGGTTCATACTTCCTGTCACCACAGGGTGAAATGGTTGACAATGTAGGCAATGAATTTGTTGATGCGAAGATCGTGGAGTACATGGAGTATAATCTTGAAAGCATACTTTCCGACGATTCACGAGGTCCTGTCACTATTGTAGTAGATACATTTTCCTTTTTCCTCAATCTTAATGTGAACCACGGGATGATCAGAAGATTGTTAAATGTTATTTATGAGACTACAAAAAAGACCGGCGGACTTACCTTCCTGTACGGGCTGAAAGAATCAATTGATAAACGCCTGGAAAATGAGATATTCAATACCAGTGATGCCATCTTTGATATCGAAATGGAAAACAGCGCAGATAAGATCGTAAATAAACTTTCCATACCTAAGTTACGAGGTATGACTCCTACCGCTGAGATCATCAAGTTCAAGATCGGTGAGGGTATCCAGATAGATACTTCACGAGATATCGCGTAAAAAAAAAGAGCAAAGGGAAAAACGGGTTTGCCGTGAAGAACCGCGAATAATCCCAATTTTTTATATTGTTCAGTTGAATCTGGTCTGGCAGGTTATTTGTCCTTATGTCATCCTACCTTAACTTCCAACTTATGTTCAACAACATGCATGAACGTGATGCGCGGCGGCATGACATCGTAATACAGGACAAATGTTGAATTATCAGGATTAAATC from ANME-2 cluster archaeon includes the following:
- a CDS encoding recombinase RecA, encoding MAGLDDILGSNEDLVYETDRADVIDESTDSSDGDLLAYEPEPEAVLEPGPKAETFIEPGTSEPLLAPDILSCGIYVLDRSIGGGIPAGSMVYISAATKSMAEVFLYQFTQARKTFYFCTERRPSFIKQDIVNMKFDVSEVEFVDVYGSYFLSPQGEMVDNVGNEFVDAKIVEYMEYNLESILSDDSRGPVTIVVDTFSFFLNLNVNHGMIRRLLNVIYETTKKTGGLTFLYGLKESIDKRLENEIFNTSDAIFDIEMENSADKIVNKLSIPKLRGMTPTAEIIKFKIGEGIQIDTSRDIA